One Scomber scombrus chromosome 4, fScoSco1.1, whole genome shotgun sequence genomic region harbors:
- the wsb2 gene encoding WD repeat and SOCS box-containing protein 2 has translation MCSRENNAELQHASTDPALILELKTRRPPSLEGRAGCETWSVDFSPDGAWFAWSMGHGIVWVVAWPLDSEDSQDGETDRGDKSFSCGHPVWGLAFGPRPPKSAAASAGRAKTSSKWKNSLLLATGLENGVIKIWNVLTGEAVFDLHGHEGVVRDLVFPQNGTLTLISSSRDKTLRIWDLNQKGKKVQVLSGHKDWISCCSVSSDCSMIASVGRFDRMVCLWSLRSYIFIRNLTGGTHKTLYLLSSCDFSPDGALLATAAFSGSSWWIDLWDPYTAEKLATLVDYFEDYGQNQISSIQFSPNGLNLAIVTDDRPLRIWEAGKKGMVMQTKTDRDSNGLCCNYHPQGGVVATGTRDGHVRFWRVPRTVPSLCHLCRSILRHSVSTHQMEPLPLPKRILEYLTYRNIPDRLKTCCSSDEEDWQS, from the exons ATGTGCTCCAGAGAAAACAACGCGGAGCTGCAGCATGCAT CGACCGATCCGGCTCTCATCCTGGAGCTGAAGACCAGGCGACCCCCGTCCTTAGAGGGCCGGGCGGGATGTGAGACCTGGAGCGTGGACTTCTCCCCGGACGGAGCCTGGTTTGCATGGTCGATGGGACACGGGATCGTCTGGGTGGTCGCCTGGCCTTTGGACTCAGA AGACAGTCAGGATGGAGAGACCGACCGAGGAGACAAGAGTTTTAGCTGTGGTCACCCAGTGTGGGGACTCGCCTTCGGACCCAGACCCCCAAAATCAGCCGCAGCCTCAGCCGGCAGAGCTAAAACATCATCGAAATGGAAAAACAGTCTGCTTCTGGCCACGGGTTTGGAGAATGGCGTGATTAAAATCTGGAATGTGTTAACAG GCGAGGCTGTGTTTGATCTCCACGGCCACGAAGGCGTTGTGAGGGACCTTGTATTCCCTCAGAACGGGACGCTCACACTCATATCATCTTCTCGGGATAAGACCCTGAGGATCTGGGACCTGAATCAGAAAG GCAAAAAGGTGCAGGTGCTCTCGGGCCATAAAGACTGGATCAGCTGCTGCAGCGTGTCATCAGACTGCAGCATGATTGCATCTGTCGGAAGGTTTGACAGA ATGGTGTGCCTGTGGAGTCTGCGCTCGTACATATTCATCAGGAACCTTACAGGAGGGACCCATAAGACCTTGTACCTTTTGTCTTCCTGTGACTTCTCTCCTGACGGGGCGCTGCTCGCCACCGCTGCCTTCAGCGGCTCCAGCTGGTGGATCGACCTCTGGGACCCTTACACCGCAGAGAAACTGGCCACTCTGGT AGACTACTTTGAAGATTACGGGCAAAACCAGATCTCATCAATACAGTTCTCTCCTAACGGCTTGAACTTGGCGATCGTGACTGACGACAG ACCTCTTCGGATCTGGGAGGCGGGAAAGAAAGGGATGGTGATGCAGACGAAGACGGACCGAGACTCTAATGGGCTCTGCTGCAACTACCATCCACAAGGCGGAGTGGTCGCCACTGG AACGAGGGACGGCCATGTGAGGTTCTGGAGGGTTCCCAGGACGGTGCCCAGCCTGTGCCACCTGTGCCGATCCATCCTGCGCCACTCAGTCTCCACGCACCAGATGGAGCCGCTGCCTCTTCCCAAGAGGATCCTGGAGTACCTCACTTACCGCAACATCCCTGACCGCCTCAAGACCTGCTGCTCCTCAGATGAAGAGGACTGGCAAAGTTAA